From a region of the Candidatus Poribacteria bacterium genome:
- a CDS encoding iron-sulfur cluster assembly accessory protein: MITVTESAAQKAATLINNSETSAESELGLRMQVIGGGCSGFQYNLEFGTAKGTDKVFEFHGLKIFVDPRSTLYLAGSVLDYNDGLMDSGFKITNPNAKNTCGCGESFSV, encoded by the coding sequence ATGATTACTGTCACAGAATCTGCCGCACAAAAGGCGGCCACCCTCATTAACAACAGTGAAACCTCAGCTGAATCCGAACTTGGCTTGCGGATGCAGGTTATCGGCGGTGGATGCTCCGGTTTCCAATATAATCTTGAGTTTGGCACCGCAAAAGGGACCGACAAAGTTTTTGAATTTCATGGCTTGAAGATTTTCGTCGATCCTCGTAGTACACTCTATCTCGCAGGTTCCGTCCTGGACTATAACGATGGCTTAATGGATTCAGGCTTCAAAATAACTAATCCGAACGCTAAAAACACATGCGGTTGTGGTGAGTCGTTTAGTGTTTAG
- a CDS encoding phytanoyl-CoA dioxygenase family protein has translation MTPKQRYLFDLTGYIHLKNVLSDEELKNAQDAVERCVQTPQDKLPPGISYGGGGYSNGFSFDKSLEALTLHPKTWPIVKELTDNKPRFNRGSLLAKGPEHDQVIGKLHCAREDCGWQTRRYDVKDGQIHCNDFVVFFYFADVHAGDGGLVVLPGSHKANFERPQGIFFPDPEDPPDELHPALVNVTARAGDAIVLSELLTHGVLIWKPKDRYRRFIILRYTTQFFQDARAQRVPFPPEVVERLSPETIELVQPASYTHIKEIVKSEYIQLT, from the coding sequence ATGACACCCAAACAGCGATACCTTTTTGACTTAACGGGGTATATCCACCTCAAAAACGTCCTCAGCGATGAAGAATTGAAAAACGCTCAGGATGCCGTCGAGCGATGCGTCCAAACACCGCAGGATAAACTCCCGCCCGGTATTAGTTACGGTGGTGGTGGCTATTCCAACGGTTTTTCGTTCGACAAATCGCTTGAAGCACTCACACTTCATCCGAAAACGTGGCCGATCGTGAAGGAACTCACCGATAATAAGCCTCGTTTTAATCGAGGCAGCCTTCTTGCCAAGGGACCAGAGCACGATCAGGTTATTGGCAAGTTGCACTGTGCGCGTGAAGATTGTGGATGGCAGACGCGTCGCTACGACGTCAAGGATGGACAGATTCACTGCAACGACTTCGTCGTCTTTTTCTATTTCGCCGATGTCCACGCCGGCGATGGCGGCTTAGTCGTCCTACCGGGTTCCCACAAGGCAAACTTTGAACGTCCACAGGGGATCTTCTTCCCAGATCCGGAGGATCCACCCGATGAACTCCATCCGGCGTTAGTTAATGTGACAGCGCGTGCCGGCGACGCAATCGTTCTGTCCGAACTGTTGACACATGGAGTTCTCATCTGGAAACCGAAGGATCGGTATCGGCGATTTATCATCTTGCGTTACACAACACAGTTTTTCCAAGATGCAAGGGCACAGAGAGTCCCATTTCCACCAGAGGTGGTGGAACGACTTTCTCCCGAAACCATTGAACTCGTGCAACCCGCATCCTATACGCATATCAAGGAAATTGTCAAAAGTGAGTATATCCAGTTAACCTAA
- a CDS encoding iron-sulfur cluster assembly scaffold protein, protein MYTPQVTEHYENPRNIGTITDADGTGSVGSPADGEMIKLTLMITDNVIVAAKFRAFGCPTAIASASILTELVTGTQIPRALEITAVQLSEALGGLPLDKQRYANTAEKVLKMAIADFLSKKEVQPL, encoded by the coding sequence ATGTATACGCCACAAGTGACCGAACATTACGAAAACCCGCGCAACATCGGAACTATCACCGATGCTGATGGCACGGGTAGTGTTGGTTCTCCTGCTGACGGTGAGATGATAAAACTCACGCTCATGATAACAGATAATGTGATCGTTGCAGCGAAATTTCGAGCCTTCGGTTGCCCTACTGCTATCGCGAGTGCTTCGATCCTCACTGAACTGGTTACAGGCACCCAGATCCCGCGGGCATTGGAAATTACTGCTGTGCAGCTTTCTGAAGCGTTGGGAGGACTGCCGCTGGATAAACAACGTTACGCGAACACTGCTGAAAAAGTCTTAAAAATGGCAATTGCTGATTTTCTGTCCAAAAAGGAGGTGCAACCACTATGA